In Xylocopa sonorina isolate GNS202 chromosome 3, iyXylSono1_principal, whole genome shotgun sequence, one genomic interval encodes:
- the LOC143422509 gene encoding uncharacterized protein LOC143422509 isoform X4 yields the protein MWGASEEPPGTTEEEAQKSTVHAKEKCEENKSQLESLKEIMLKNKQSLKKKEEEVQEYARRLSKIKSRTKLSRRSKEGNFPVKDVSHTSESTLPGTSEETIDDISQAKTAKAKSTLLQKKLAENRKAFEQRNKEIIETKRAVEEKVEAIRQQLEEKDVAALSFQRDQLSVTPVKPVMITSDIMSPIQIESIQEKENTIEKLSNKIFELEATIVDLQENLKEKDSVIESKTKAVTLMSADLSKKGKTTLDTLEDTKDEMRTMQEHFVLLETSLKNKNEHLLMQLQERDNKIVELEDSVNRFEKQINEQKLSESASADFSRSTMDALVETKEAMKSMQENFVLIESSLKAKNENLLQQLKDYELKLAESNERVFKLESGVGIVRDPSVDDLQFKLEKLEHSNKQLQDEKYELQKSVAELQDKIVNISMHGNGAIIEKDNRIVELENLIEELKQSNKLLEEESTAELQKQVADLTSKNEEYSNKITDLESLVHKLEEQKNEIAAKLPEEGAVKDDEKVMKLTKEMEELNKSMIKIKAQHKSKVKSLQKQLENFKKVSDTNAELVRLGNQVALLEEEKGNLQLSLVDFDELKELHTAKQEISSLEAENAESENLRVTAEMKVVDLEEQLEAMHRSQSENKLESGATSAELTKQVEVLTQENTELYNRIAKLEEKGTSDTGSTESFEAIQELDKTDLLKKIEDLSQKNNELTIKLSKFEEKETSQVESTESMSDTNKNELLKKIDQLTQENTDLTMKLSRLEEKGSSDTGSTESFERIPEHNESTSKIELLTQENSELVIKLTKLEEQLEHMEPKSDIDLKLKIETLLQENNNQSEELSKLRTHVTNLIEENNKLQKQIENLSIDHTDLPAPPVKLDDGGKEAETETSEGSEIAKREVDFKAQIDMLTEEKSLLQKEVEELRNSLKQWHETTESLQINDLRNRMENLLKENEEVVTKVSEFKVSNQNLKESLSEAMREKDELHVRINQMLNDDRDNEKLGLVEKLEKLNEEKQSIVEENEKLQKQIETSTVSQISGQELIPPDSAAQRGDSVIIDTLEREIKEYKVLIAEQTGLIEEMKIKLAGKEEELEEKSKQITEYEASGKKIETLENELKEMYNTVAEWKFKCNEIQKKMEELEAGKASIEEGFRMLQNENEMLLKEKKEKDAEAISLKEQLQSTTNMLELKLEKQLAVVAEKQSEITSLKEIMEEKDQELQAKYTELQNNMIAIDSLQDECNNCRMLIQQKDASLISMSDEVANLNSVVESKEDGIYSLRKEITELNEKLKDSRPLKDYNELLEVLKDKDALLDDLQYRFDVATKESSRLSEEIKNLSKQNEDIQGQVTEKQRELDDLITQKEHLEATIAESTNDKNEVERRVWELQSIIDNNANFVDDLQAELRGAYKQIEQLKVKHMEDNQLQNQRLENLMEDLNAKMQECEVLKAELEEKERLVGRNVTEEVKLALEARIVELEQKLKDAEDKVQMQMEKMKKITANLKKKTVTCQELEARVAELEEKWTTEKDEKEAKNKQIQDVEIAMREKDNRIADLEEKLVQARNESAEVSKNVDKLSNDLANSKEKMSVFMQQMTELEEEIVKLRADLESSTAELASERESKQNILSDYDSYKQQVIAENERKQLELDEVKEKARELSVRMQVMETEYLEQLTSINNLKAENGLLLSKQAQINEKLETVEKESEERRTLIEQMEKEAVRTSTETTQTLEEEITEDDAKMAGSQHCSHCEQCQTLVQALEAKLQEREAEIENLDNELANSIGNFVQMRESLRFNDLMNQTSMRNRSLEDPYNDLSFQYNSLMSSHEEVKAKLEEALKENKELTEKIEQLQTANATLEEKLVAAEKLLDDNKQCAEKLQSIDLLYTDLTKKCEEREAQLLNVQQEMKAVQERADQQEEELNSQITSLKSMDAQRIEAKQLLQDTKHSLEQEIESLRNEKEASERRIEELKVELEKYRNQSTEVVEKSVAVKKEASIFDSIPQDNTPQLFDASKIFGMPSSSSDVLANEEVKRLRGLLDEKEAQCSNLTQEITHLQKLMIDEKTQISQNYSQCVERLETSQKQLYAAQSNLERLEKILTEKDMQIDSMNTELRNISMQMMERQNDTDSDFMESLKASLVAKNKEVNDLSLSLEHTKEALDKIIVERDKQDNLIISYQSEINNLEEKLQNSTDSDVVQDLESRVSFLTKERDLLQLQVNDLTRSMEELKDSMNAGRNVQMKIERSEDRAPSISGTSTKESTPLEEITVTQQQVESVATKATTEATPQEKVTLDVGSAWDAGSTEKLSVDEETWGWNTEDVELVDEGHISATLAPSVEMQLRAKVDDLQDQIKDLEKEREKMLEENKAAQLRNAKMIKKLKEYKVQMDSLQQQLKMQKSTGEKSSFYDLDSAIEEELKTQISKLEKTLSEVKEEQKNTIAEKEALLKRLDVVMSANERYMEMKERQDMDMEVLRIRNKELTDKIEALDKRLQSGVPALEDSDVARNETVVSGEEVKPFVQERVRGKRSVEVEDYESKYKKCKDEIEDLKDEMEALATENEQLQHFLAEQKIKLSALESKRTAEENESIEIVDDLNRKISELQAMLSKSREEYDLLRKQYEQSLMDANVQVTAMRQNTDFLREEAYKWTSRLETEIANLRQQIEASESSAAELQKSLQNALQEKIGLEERLTNLTASSDKQISSMNASMAEVTDLLNIRIQEVADLKQELQKQYVDHEAAKLKLQDTIQELYKELNEKKQELESVKKALSDKENEFIQQQSVETVSALVSQATQELAQKHAIEIEGKEKEIRSLNERLSTLEASMNEYSLEKQNNAVQFDAQRQELEFLKQNLVEKNSILESVQANLTSAKEQLTKKESELSGSEERVRILSMENERYMETIEQLHKRLNETEAASISLNEYALRVQSLEQNVQSLESSLMEKELALQQHAQESAEYKTVLNNNKLEIEMLRAEMQAFEAVKNELSEKTEQINSLNLELERTRKVLDETRHSLNEKISLLEDANRTLNEQKVELDRLSRQQDQHQQSSPNVVDGLPLFRMGDNNHNLQHAIDAMQVELEKKQEEIEHLKYVLSENTYPSIIQKMQERINCLYNEKAELESSLKAASVRSEEKEKQIGALRQQIEIQNHEFASKEEGNLLSRDRRSIQDQEQIVRLQNELYAKEQEVSELRYIIAEKDSQLSLHASMEPQSDDFELREMVQRLTTELYGKEQEVQHLKSTIAELQKEVSRLQEFERLSEETRDALQKLTTEKEQVRLEAEQFLESKLKEKEMEIDEIKQRLAAENRNILNELQLRDKDIENLKKQLEEFSATEHTMKDKLHQKDEELTRVSADLAEKERRLAELSITKDTELHNLKVQIQEKEARIEELLALTGEEEKQRNELKTTLEAREAEINSLKTLLEEKVKECQLIQNVLKKDVSVIDTSAVQSEAASGEGSKTPPSQELDLALYMLHQRDVRCEELTHELMQLLEERDTLQLRLSNAIRVNEELRKAAGSTSSNPSPTKEASVSTTEEPVVEHPSPSKSEGPVEIAKEAIDTPIGEDKETLALKLSQLHTVSHAKDVRLRDERELRHTQQMSLLAHKDVLSTLPPEAAAKLVNANYTLSRDVQSQSSVLLNWLWGKSTPKVVHM from the exons ATGTGGGGTGCATCAGAGGAACCGCCAGGGACGACAGAAGAGGAGGCACAGAAGTCTACTGTGCATGCAAAAGAGAAATGTGAAGAAAATAAAAGTCAATTGGAGTCCCTTAAAGAAATTATGTTAAAAAATAAAcaaagtttaaagaaaaaagaagaagaagttcAG GAATATGCGAGGAGGCTTTCTAAGATTAAATCTAGAACCAAGTTGTCACGTCGAAGTAAAGAAGGAAACTTCCCTGTTAAAGATGTATCGCATACATCAGAGAGTACTTTGCCAGGTACATCTGAAGAAACCATTGATGATATTAGTCAAGCAAAAACTGCAAAAGCAAAGTCtactttacttcaaaagaaattgGCTGAGAATAGAAAGGCTTTTGAACAACGTAACAAAGAAATAATTGAAACGAAACGAGCGGTTGAAGAAAAAGTGGAAGCTATTAGACAGCAGTTAGAAGAGAAGGATGTGGCAGCGTTAAGTTTTCAAAGAGATCAATTATCTGTTACACCAGTTAAACCAGTTATGATTACTTCTGAT aTCATGTCACCAATACAAATTGAGAGCAttcaagaaaaagaaaatacaaTTGAAAAACTTAGCAATAAAATTTTTGAGCTTGAAGCTACTATCGTAGATCTGCAGGAAAATTTGAAAGAAAAAGACTCTGTCATTGAATCTAAGACAAAGGCAGTTACCCTTATGTCTGCAGATCTTTCGAAAAAAGGCAAAACGACGCTGGACACTCTTGAAGATACGAAAGATGAAATGCGAACGATGCAAGAGCATTTTGTGCTTTTGGAAACATCATTGAAAAATAAGAACGAACATCTCTTAATGCAGTTGCAGGAAAGGGATAATAAAATAGTTGAATTAGAAGACTCGGTCAATCG CTTCGAAAAACAGATTAACGAGCAAAAGTTATCCGAGTCGGCAAGTGCCGATTTTTCTCGTTCGACGATGGATGCTTTAGTAGAGACTAAAGAAGCTATGAAATCTATGCAAGAAAATTTTGTACTTATCGAATCTTCTCTAAAAGCGAAAAACGAGAATTTGTTACAACAGTTAAAAGATTATGAGTTAAAATTAGCAGAGTCTAATGAACGAGTGTTTAAGCTAGAGTCTGGTGTTGGAATAGTTAGGGATCCATCTGTTGATGACTTGCAATTCAAGTTAGAAAAATTGGAGCACAGTAATAAACAATTACAAGACGAGAAGTATGAGCTACAAAAAAGTGTTGCGGAATTACAAGATAAaatcgtaaatatatctatgcATGGTAATGGTGCAATAATAGAGAAAGATAACAGAATAGTTGAACTTGAGAATTTGATAGAAGAACTGAAACAATCTAACAAGCTTCTTGAAGAAGAATCAACAGCTGAATTACAAAAACAAGTGGCAGATTTAACGTCAAAGAACGAAGAGTATTCGAATAAAATAACTGATCTTGAAAGCTTGGTACATAAACTTGAAGAACAGAAAAATGAAATTGCAGCGAAATTGCCAGAAGAAGGTGCAGTTAAAGACGACGAGAAGGTGATGAAGCTTACCAAGGAAATGGAAGAATTGAATAAGAGCATGATCAAAATCAAAGCACAACATAAGAGTAAAGTAAAAAGTTTACAAAAACAATTGGAGAACTTTAAAAAG GTATCCGATACAAATGCTGAACTTGTCCGATTGGGGAATCAAGTGGCACTGTTAGAGGAGGAGAAAGGTAACCTTCAGCTGAGTCTGGTAGACTTTGACGAGCTTAAAG AGCTTCACACGGCGAAGCAGGAAATTTCGTCATTGGAAGCGGAGAATGCAGAGTCCGAGAATCTCCGAGTAACTGCAGAGATGAAAGTGGTCGATCTCGAGGAACAGTTGGAAGCTATGCACAGGTCGCAGAGTGAAAATAAATTGGAATCGGGAGCTACTTCTGCGGAACTGACCAAACAAGTAGAAGTCTTAACCCAAGAAAATACCGAATTATACAATAGAATAGCAAAATTGGAGGAGAAGGGAACATCTGATACAGGATCCACCGAATCATTTGAAGCGATACAAGAATTAGACAAAACAGATTTATTGAAAAAGATCGAAGATCTGTCGCAGAAGAACAATGAGTTAACGATTAAGTTAAGTAAATTCGAAGAGAAGGAAACTTCCCAGGTTGAATCTACGGAGTCGATGAGTGACACGAATAAAAATGAATTATTGAAGAAAATCGACCAGTTGACTCAAGAAAATACCGATCTGACAATGAAGTTGAGCAGGCTAGAAGAGAAAGGATCTTCTGACACGGGCTCAACTGAATCTTTCGAACGGATTCCGGAACATAACGAGAGCACGTCAAAAATCGAACTTCTCACGCAAGAAAACAGCGAACTTGTGATTAAACTCACAAAACTTGAGGAACAATTAGAACACATGGAGCCTAAGTCAGATATTGATTTGAAATTAAAAATTGAGACTTTGTTGCAAGAAAATAATAATCAGTCTGAAGAATTGTCGAAACTTAGAACGCATGTAACGAATCTTATTGAGGAGAATAATAAGCTGCAGAAACAGATTGAAAACTTATCTATAGATCATACTGATTTGCCTGCTCCTCCTGTTAAATTAGACGACGGAGGTAAGGAGGCTGAAACGGAAACATCTGAAGGTTCCGAAATAGCAAAGAGAGAAGTTGATTTCAAGGCACAAATCGATATGCTAACGGAAGAGAAAAGTCTTTTACAAAAAGAGGTAGAAGAATTGCGCAATTCCTTAAAACAATGGCATGAAACAACTGAGAGTCTTCAAATCAATGATCTAAGAAACAGAATGGAAAATCTGTTAAAGGAAAACGAAGAGGTAGTGACGAAGGTCTCAGAATTTAAAGTCTCCAATCAGAACTTGAAAGAAAGTTTAAGTGAAGCGATGCGAGAGAAAGATGAATTGCACGTGAGAATTAATCAAATGTTGAACGATGATCGCGACAATGAGAAGTTGGGACTTGtcgagaaattagagaaattgaaCGAAGAAAAACAAAGTATTGTGGAGGAGAatgaaaaattacaaaaacagaTTGAAACCAGCACTGTTTCGCAAATATCTGGTCAAGAACTAATACCACCTGATTCTGCCGCTCAGAGGGGAGATTCCGTGATAATTGATACATTGGAACGTGAAATTAAAGAGTACAAGGTGTTGATTGCTGAGCAAACGGGCCTAATCGAAGAGATGAAAATTAAGCTTGCGGGTAAGGAAGAAGAGTTGGAAGAGAAGAGCAAACAAATCACGGAATACGAAGCATCAGGAAAGAAAATTGAGACGTTGGAAAACGAATTGAAGGAGATGTACAATACTGTGGCGGAATGGAAATTTAAGTGCAACGAAATTCAAAAGAAAATGGAAGAACTGGAGGCAGGAAAGGCTTCCATCGAGGAGGGATTCAGAATGTTGCAAAACGAAAATGAAATGTTGctgaaagagaaaaaagaaaaagacgcAGAAGCTATCTCGTTAAAGGAACAATTGCAGAGTACAACGAATATGTTAGAATTGAAGCTTGAAAAACAACTTGCTGTTGTGGCTGAAAAGCAGAGTGAAATTACCAGTTTGAAGGAAATCATGGAAGAAAAAGATCAAGAGTTGCAGGCGAAGTACACGGAGCTGCAAAATAACATGATTGCGATAGACAGCTTGCAGGATGAATGTAACAATTGTAGAATGTTGATCCAACAGAAGGACGCTTCGTTAATATCGATGTCTGACGAGGTGGCGAACCTTAATAGTGTAGTAGAAAGTAAAGAGGATGGAATATATTCCCTGAGAAAAGAAATTACCGAATTGAATGAAAAATTAAAGGATTCGAGGCCTTTAAAAGATTATAACGAGTTATTAGAAGTATTGAAAGACAAGGATGCGCTCCTTGACGATCTTCAATATAGGTTTGATGTAGCCACCAAAGAGAGCAGCCGTTTAtcagaagaaataaaaaatctaTCGAAGCAGAATGAGGATATTCAAGGCCAAGTTACTGAGAAGCAACGTGAACTCGACGATTTAATAACACAGAAGGAGCATTTGGAAGCAACAATAGCTGAATCTACCAATGATAAAAATGAAGTTGAAAGGCGCGTCTGGGAATTGCAGAGTATTATAGACAACAACGCCAATTTTGTCGACGATTTACAAGCAGAATTAAGGGGCGCCTATAAACAGATAGAACAATTGAAAGTGAAGCATATGGAAGACAATCAATTGCAAAATCAGAGGCTGGAAAATCTAATGGAGGATTTGAACGCGAAGATGCAAGAATGCGAGGTGTTGAAGGCCGAGTTGGAAGAGAAGGAGAGACTGGTCGGTCGCAATGTAACGGAAGAGGTGAAACTAGCTCTGGAAGCTAGAATTGTTGAGTTAGAGCAGAAATTGAAGGATGCTGAAGATAAGGTACAGATGCAGATggaaaaaatgaagaaaataacgGCGAATCTGAAGAAGAAGACGGTGACGTGCCAGGAGCTCGAGGCAAGGGTAGCCGAGCTCGAAGAGAAGTGGACGACCGAGAAGGACGAGAAGGAAGCTAAGAACAAGCAGATCCAGGACGTGGAGATCGCGATGCGCGAGAAGGATAACAGAATAGCCGATCTTGAAGAAAAATTGGTGCAGGCAAGAAACGAATCCGCGGAAGTCTCGAAGAACGTCGACAAATTGTCGAATGATTTGGCTAATTCGAAAGAGAAAATGTCTGTGTTTATGCAACAAATGACAGAACTGGAAGAGGAGATTGTGAAGTTACGTGCAGATCTCGAGTCATCTACGGCAGAACTTGCGTCTGAAAGGGAAAGTAAACAGAATATATTGTCGGATTACGATTCGTACAAGCAACAGGTAATCGCAGAGAATGAACGTAAGCAATTGGAGTTGGACGAGGTGAAAGAGAAAGCCAGGGAGCTCAGTGTACGAATGCAGGTGATGGAGACGGAGTATCTGGAACAGCTTACGTCGATTAACAACCTTAAAGCTGAAAATGGTTTGCTATTGTCGAAACAGGCGCAAATCAATGAGAAATTGGAGACTGTTGAGAAAGAGTCGGAGGAACGGAGGACGCTGATCGAACAAATGGAGAAAGAAGCCGTTAGAACATCCACGGAGACGACGCAAACTCTAGAGGAGGAAATAACTGAGGATGATGCGAAAATGGCCGGTTCACAACATTGCAGCCACTGCGAACAGTGTCAGACTTTGGTCCAGGCGTTGGAGGCGAAGCTGCAAGAGAGGGAAGCTGAAATTGAGAATCTGGACAACGAGTTAGCAAATTCAATTGGTAATTTCGTTCAGATGCGAGAGTCCCTTAGATTCAACGACCTAATGAATCAAACTAGTATGAGGAACAGATCATTAGAAGATCCTTACAATGATCTTTCGTTCCAGTACAACTCGTTGATGTCGAGTCACGAGGAGGTGAAAGCGAAATTAGAGGAAGCATTGAAGGAAAATAAAGAATTGACAGAGAAAATTGAGCAGCTGCAAACTGCGAATGCTACTCTGGAGGAAAAGTTAGTCGCAGCAGAGAAATTGTTGGATGACAATAAACAGTGTGCTGAAAAGTTGCAAAGTATTGATTTATTATACACTGATTTGACTAAAAAATGCGAAGAACGCGAAGCACAGTTACTGAATGTGCAACAGGAGATGAAAGCTGTTCAGGAACGCGCTGACCAACAAGAAGAGGAATTAAATTCTCAAATAACTTCGCTGAAATCCATGGATGCTCAAAGAATAGAGGCGAAACAGTTGTTGCAGGATACCAAACACAGTTTAGAACAAGAAATCGAGTCGTTAAGAAACGAGAAAGAAGCGAGCGAAAGAAGAATAGAAGAATTGAAGGTGGAATTAGAGAAGTATAGGAATCAGAGTACAGAAGTCGTGGAAAAATCAGTGGCAGTAAAGAAAGAAGCGTCTATATTTGATAGTATCCCACAGGATAATACACCGCAGCTGTTCGACGCTTCAAAAATTTTTGGTATGCCCTCTTCCAGTTCCGATGTTTTGGCTAACGAGGAGGTGAAACGGTTGCGAGGTTTGTTAGATGAAAAAGAGGCGCAGTGTTCCAATTTGACTCAAGAAATCACTCACCTACAGAAATTGATGATCGACGAGAAGACACAAATATCACAGAACTATAGCCAATGCGTTGAAAGGCTGGAAACCTCGCAAAAGCAATTATACGCTGCACAATCGAATCTGGAGAGATTAGAAAAAATATTAACCGAGAAAGACATGCAGATCGATTCGATGAATACAGAGTTGCGAAATATCAGTATGCAAATGATGGAGCGTCAAAATGATACGGATAGTGATTTCATGGAATCTTTAAAGGCTTCGTTAGTTGCCAAGAACAAGGAAGTGAATGACCTAAGTCTAAGTTTGGAACAcacaaaagaagcattagataagaTCATCGTGGAACGAGATAAACAGGACAACCTCATAATATCCTACCAATCAGAGATTAACAATTTAGAGGAAAAATTGCAAAACTCGACTGATTCCGACGTGGTACAAGATTTAGAAAGCCGCGTTTCGTTTCTTACGAAGGAGAGGGACTTGCTGCAGCTTCAAGTAAATGATCTGACTAGATCCATGGAGGAATTGAAGGATTCTATGAACGCTGGTCGAAATGTGCAGATGAAAATTGAGAGATCAGAAGACAGAGCGCCTAGTATTTCGGGTACATCGACGAAAGAATCAACTCCATTGGAAGAAATTACGGTCACGCAGCAGCAGGTAGAGTCAGTAGCAACGAAGGCTACCACCGAGGCAACGCCACAGGAGAAAGTGACTCTAGATGTTGGATCTGCCTGGGATGCAGGATCAACGGAAAAATTAAGTGTTGACGAAGAAACTTGGGGATGGAACACGGAGGATGTTGAGTTGGTCGATGAAGGACATATCAGCGCTACCTTGGCACCTAGCGTAGAGATGCAATTACGTGCCAAAGTAGACGATCTTCAGGATCAAATCAAAGATTtagagaaggaaagagagaaGATGCTGGAAGAGAACAAAGCTGCGCAATTGAGGAACGCGAAGATGATAAAGAAACTGAAAGAATACAAGGTACAGATGGACAGCCTTCAACAGCAGTTGAAGATGCAAAAGTCGACGGGTGAGAAGTCCAGCTTTTACGATCTGGATTCTGCGATAGAGGAGGAGCTCAAGACCCAGATAAGTAAATTGGAGAAGACTTTGAGCGAAGTTAAAGAGGAGCAGAAAAATACTATCGCCGAGAAGGAGGCTTTGCTGAAACGTTTAGACGTTGTGATGTCCGCTAACGAAAGGTATATGGAGATGAAGGAGAGGCAGGACATGGACATGGAGGTATTGCGTATTCGAAACAAAGAATTAACTGATAAAATCGAGGCTCTCGATAAACGATTGCAGAGTGGTGTACCTGCGTTGGAAGATAGCGATGTTGCACGGAATGAAACCGTTGTTTCTGGTGAAGAAGTGAAGCCATTTGTGCAAGAACGTGTACGAGGAAAACGGTCTGTCGAGGTAGAGGACTACGAGAGTAAGTACAAGAAGTGTAAAGACGAAATCGAAGATCTCAAGGATGAGATGGAGGCACTTGCGACCGAAAATGAGCAGCTGCAGCACTTCCTGGCGGAGCAGAAGATTAAATTATCTGCATTGGAGTCGAAACGAACAGCGGAGGAGAATGAGTCTATTGAGATCGTGGACGACTTAAATAGAAAAATTTCTGAACTGCAGGCTATGCTGAGCAAATCCAGAGAGGAGTATGATCTATTGAGGAAACAGTACGAGCAGAGCTTGATGGACGCTAACGTTCAGGTGACAGCCATGAGACAGAATACCGATTTCTTAAGGGAAGAAGCGTACAAGTGGACGAGCAGGCTGGAAACGGAAATAGCTAATTTACGTCAACAGATCGAGGCCTCCGAATCCAGCGCCGCTGAGTTACAAAAAAGCTTGCAAAACGCCCTGCAAGAAAAAATAGGCCTAGAAGAAAGACTGACCAATTTGACGGCCTCTTCTGATAAACAGATATCGTCTATGAACGCGTCAATGGCGGAAGTGACCGATCTTCTGAACATTAGGATACAAGAAGTGGCTGATCTGAAGCAGGAACTTCAGAAACAGTACGTGGACCACGAGGCAGCGAAGCTGAAGTTGCAAGACACCATACAGGAACTATACAAGGAGCTCAATGAAAAGAAGCAAGAGTTGGAGTCTGTGAAGAAGGCTCTCAGCGACAAGGAGAACGAATTTATTCAGCAACAGAGCGTGGAAACGGTCAGCGCTCTCGTGAGTCAGGCTACTCAAGAGCTGGCACAAAAGCACGCAATAGAAATCGAGGGGAAAGAAAAAGAGATACGAAGTCTTAACGAAAGGTTGTCAACGTTAGAGGCAAGTATGAACGAATATTCGCTCGAGAAACAAAATAATGCCGTACAATTTGACGCACAGcgacaagaactggaatttctGAAGCAGAACTTGGTGGAAAAGAATTCGATTCTGGAGTCTGTTCAGGCCAATCTGACGTCAGCGAAGGAACAATTAACTAAGAAGGAATCAGAGTTATCTGGGAGTGAAGAAAGAGTACGGATATTGTCTATGGAGAATGAGAGATACATGGAGACTATCGAACAGCTACACAAACGTTTGAACGAAACCGAAGCAGCGTCAATCAGTCTAAACGAGTACGCGTTACGTGTTCAGAGTCTGGAGCAAAATGTTCAAAGTCTAGAATCTTCTCTGATGGAAAAAGAATTGGCATTGCAACAGCATGCTCAGGAGTCTGCCGAGTACAAGACAGTTTTAAACAATAAtaaattggaaattgaaatgcTTCGCGCAGAAATGCAAGCGTTTGAAGCCGTGAAGAACGAATTATCGGAGAAGACTGAGCAGATAAACAGTTTGAACCTGGAATTGGAAAGGACTCGTAAGGTCTTGGATGAAACCAGACACAGTTTGAATGAAAAGATATCTTTACTCGAGGATGCTAATCGAACTCTGAACGAGCAAAAAGTGGAATTGGACAGATTATCGAGGCAGCAGGATCAACATCAACAGAGCTCTCCTAACGTCGTGGATGGTTTGCCGCTATTTAGAATGGGCGATAACAATCACAATTTACAGCACGCGATAGATGCCATGCAAGTCGAGTTAGAAAAGAAGCAGGAAGAGATTGAACATTTGAAATACGTCTTAAGCGAGAACACGTATCCCAGTATCATTCAGAAGATGCAGGAAAGGATCAATTGTCTTTACAACGAAAAAGCTGAACTGGAATCCTCGTTGAAAGCGGCCAGCGTGAGATCCGAGGAGAAAGAGAAACAGATCGGCGCTCTGAGGCAACAGATAGAGATACAGAACCATGAATTTGCCTCCAAAGAAGAAGGGAATCTTCTGTCGAGGGATCGACGCTCGATTCAGGATCAGGAGCAAATCGTCAGACTACAGAACGAGTTGTACGCCAAGGAACAAGAGGTCAGCGAGCTTAGGTACATTATAGCTGAGAAGGACTCTCAATTGTCTCTTCATGCCAGCATGGAGCCTCAGTCGGATGATTTCGAGCTGCGTGAAATGGTACAGAGACTAACTACCGAATTGTACGGCAAGGAGCAGGAAGTTCAACATCTGAAATCGACCATTGCCGAATTGCAGAAAGAGGTGTCCCGTTTGCAAGAGTTTGAGAGGCTTTCAGAGGAAACCAGAGACGCCTTGCAGAAGCTTACCACGGAAAAGGAGCAAGTTCGTCTCGAGGCTGAACAGTTTCTGGAGAGTAAATTGAAAGAGAAGGAAATGGAAATCGACGAGATAAAACAGAGGCTGGCAGCGGAGAATCGAAACATTTTGAACGAGCTGCAATTGAGGGACAAGGACATTGAGAATTTGAAGAAACAGCTGGAAGAGTTCTCCGCGACGGAGCACACGATGAAAGACAAGTTGCACCAGAAAGACGAGGAACTGACTCGAGTAAGCGCTGACCTGGCCGAAAAGGAACGCAGATTGGCCGAATTGAGTATCACCAAGGATACTGAGCTTCACAATTTAAAGGTTCAAATACAAGAAAAGGAAGCACGCATCGAGGAGCTCCTGGCGTTGACCGGCGAAGAAGAGAAGCAGCGTAACGAGCTTAAGACCACTTTAGAGGCCAGAGAAGCGGAGATCAATTCGTTGAAGACGCTCTTGGAGGAGAAAGTGAAGGAGTGCCAGTTGATTCAGAACGTTCTGAAGAAGGACGTTTCGGTGATCGACACTTCTGCGGTTCAAAGCGAGGCAGCTTCCGGCGAGGGAAGCAAAACGCCACCGTCTCAAGAATTGGATCTTGCGTTGTACATGCTTCATCAACGGGACGTTAGATGCGAGGAATTGACGCACGAATTGATGCAGTTACTCGAAGAACGCGACACGTTGCAATTGCGTTTGTCTAACGCCATCAGAGTGAACGAGGAGTTGAGAAAGGCAGCTGGCTCGACGAGTTCTAATCCTAGTCCAACGAAGGAGGCGTCCGTTTCCACTACTGAGGAACCAGTCGTGGAACATCCATCACCGTCGAAGTCTGAGGGACCAGTTGAGATAGCTAAGGAAGCTATCGACACTCCGATTGGAGAGGACAAGGAAACCCTTGCCTTGAA